The Setaria italica strain Yugu1 chromosome IX, Setaria_italica_v2.0, whole genome shotgun sequence genome has a window encoding:
- the LOC101760401 gene encoding AAA-ATPase At3g28580, giving the protein MDELMSWFGQASVLVSVLTVCWTMIWQNLQHIHLQQFFSRNFNRRARRLAAAVDPYLSVTFEEYEGGRIKSSDAFDEVKSYLTTATGTRDVRHLRAECGGGSRSDAAAADRDKLVLSMAKDEEVADVFKGATVWWSAAAVPPPQDTVSWRRAARAERRFFRLDFHESHRDLVLNEYLPHVRRRGRDVMAQNRQRRLYTNILREGFDDDGFYRDVWTHVPFDHPKTFDKLAMDPAKKKEIIDDLDMFKKGKEYHSRVGKPWKRGYLLHGPPGTGKSTMVAAMANHLKYDVYDFELTSVKTNTDLRKLLIETKSKSIMVFEDIDCSLDLTGKRKSKEEEDKDDGDGEDPTRRPDKKGTKSNVTLSGLLNFIDGLWSACGEERLIVFTTNHVDKLDAALVRTGRMDKKIEMSYCDFESFKFLARMHLHDGVVEEHQAQCDRVKALLEEVDMAPVDVGEHLTPKAPVEFEDAGPCLARLVTALEEAKENVRLGPQVDGQGVVVEDDGN; this is encoded by the exons ATGGATGAGCTCATGTCATGGTTCGGCCAGGCGTCTGTGCTGGTCAGCGTTCTCACCGTGTGCTGGACCATGATCTGGCAGAACCTGCAGCACATCCACCTGCAACAGTTCTTCTCCCGCAACTTCaaccggcgcgcgcggcggcttgCCGCGGCGGTCGACCCCTACCTGTCGGTcaccttcgaggagtacgaggGCGGCCGCATCAAGAGCAGCGACGCCTTCGACGAGGTCAAGTCCTACCTCACCACGGCGACCGGCACGCGCGACGTGCGCCACCTCAGGGCCGAGTGCGGCGGCGGATCCCGctcggacgccgccgccgccgacagggACAAGCTCGTGCTCAGCATGGCCAAGGACGAGGAGGTCGCCGACGTCTTCAAGGGCGCCACGGTCTGGTGGTCGgcggccgccgtgccgccgccgcaagacACCGTGTCAtggaggcgcgcggcgcgcgccgagCGCCGGTTCTTCCGGCTGGACTTCCACGAGAGCCACCGCGACCTCGTGCTCAACGAGTACCTCCCACACGTGCGCAGGCGGGGCCGCGACGTCATGGCCCAGAACCGCCAGCGCAGGCTCTACACCAACATCCTCAGGGAAGGCTTTGATGATGATGG TTTCTACCGAGACGTCTGGACCCATGTCCCGTTCGACCACCCCAAGACGTTCGACAAGCTGGCCATGGACCCagcgaagaagaaggagatcatCGACGACctggacatgttcaagaagggcaaGGAGTACCACAGCCGCGTCGGGAAGCCGTGGAAGCGGGGGTACCTCCTGCACGGTCCGCCTGGCACCGGCAAGTCCACCATGGTCGCGGCCATGGCCAACCACCTCAAGTACGACGTCTACGACTTCGAGCTCACCTCGGTGAAGACCAACACCGACCTCCGGAAGCTGCTCATCGAGACCAAGAGCAAGTCCATCATGGTGTTCGAGGACATCGACTGCTCCCTCGACCTGACCGGCAAGCGCaagagcaaggaggaggaggacaaggacgACGGCGATGGGGAGGACCCCACGCGCCGTCCGGACAAGAAGGGCACGAAGAGCAACGTCACCCTGTCCGGCCTGCTCAACTTCATCGACGGGCTCTGGTCGGCGTGCGGCGAGGAGCGGCTCATCGTCTTCACCACCAACCACGTCGACAAGCTCGACGCGGCGCTGGTCCGGACGGGGCGGATGGACAAGAAGATCGAGATGTCCTACTGCGACTTCGAGTCCTTCAAGTTCCTGGCCCGGATGCACCTCCACGACGGCGTCGTTGAGGAGCACCAGGCGCAGTGCGACCGTGTGAAGGCGCTGCTCGAGGAGGTGGACATGGCGCCCGTCGACGTCGGCGAGCACCTTACGCCCAAGGCCCCCGTCGAATTCGAGGACGCCGGACCGTGCCTCGCGAGGCTGGTGACCGCGTTGGAGGAGGCCAAGGAGAATGTAAGATTGGGGCCACAGGTAGATGGGCAGGGCGTCGTCGTGGAGGATGACGGTAATTAG
- the LOC101759597 gene encoding stomatal closure-related actin-binding protein 1 encodes MTRAATLYGAKTQTETLRPGPLRPANIIRSKFPTYKNGSNGIVIKLADGPEIPPLKEIVAKETADLLDRRQRLSVRELAMKFEKGLNTATLLSNEVKWRQVALLERDILLKNLKSVLESLRGRVTGKTKDEIEESISMVEILAVQLSKREAELLQQKEEVTKLAKSLKQASEDAKRIVEEERANAHTEIESAKDAVQRVQQAVQEHEKMCQSTGKQDMDELKKEVREARRIKMLHQPSKAMDLENEIRILRKTFAEKSTDCVNLLKELELHKRLKENSTPSFDLEGLQCLGSVLCIVALSGTHMDLSNISIQWFRIHPKESNKEIISGATRPVYALEPHDVGRYLQAEIDVGGEIAVAKTAGPVDPDAGLVDYVETLVRKPETEFNVVVLQLNGIEQPKESVHVLNVGRLRMRLTKGKSVVAKEFYSSSMQLCGVRGGGEAASQAIFWQPRNDLSLVLAFETARERNTAIMLARRFAIDCNIILAGPGDKTPW; translated from the exons ATGACGAGGGCTGCAACTCTTTATGGGGCCAAGACACAGACTGAGACCCTACGGCCAGGGCCATTGCGTCCAGCAAATATCATCAGGAGTAAATTTCCTACATACAAGAATGGTTCAAATGGTATAGTGATCAAGCTGGCTGATGGTCCAGAAATACCACCTCTCAAGGAGATTGTTGCAAAGGAGACTGCAGATCTACTTGATCGTCGTCAGCGTCTCTCTGTCCGTGAACTTGCAATGAAGTTTGAGAAGGGTCTCAATACTGCTACGCTGTTGTCGAATGAG GTTAAATGGAGACAAGTAGCTTTACTGGAGAGGGATATCCTTTTGAAGAATCTAAAGAGTGTATTAGAGTCACTGAGAGGTCGGGTGACTGGCAAAACTAAGGATGAAATCGAGGAGTCTATATCTATG GTGGAGATCCTTGCAGTTCAGCTCTCCAAAAGAGAAGCTGAGTTGCTTCAGCAAAAAGAAGAGGTCACGAAATTAGCAAAATCATTAAAGCAG GCTTCTGAAGATGCAAAGAGAATTGTTGAAGAAGAAAGAGCTAATGCCCATACAGAGATAGAAAGTGCTAAGGATGCTGTCCAAAGAGTTCAGCAAGCAGTTCAGGAGCACGAGAAGATGTGCCAAAGTACTGGGAAGCAA GACATGGATGAACTAAAGAAAGAAGTTAGAGAGGCTCGAAGGATCAAAATGTTGCATCAGCCAAGCAAG GCAATGGATCTGGAAAACGAAATACGGATTTTACGTAAGACATTTGCTGAGAAGTCCACAGATTGTGTTAATCTCTTGAAAGAG TTGGAACTGCATAAAAGGTTAAAAGAAAATAGTACCCCATCATTCGATTTGGAGGGTCTCCAATGCTTAGGCTCAGTCCTATGTATAGTTGCTCTGAGTGGTACTCACATGGATTTGTCAAATATTTCAATCCAGTGGTTCCGCATACACCCAAAAGAAAGCAACAAAGAAATAATTTCAG GTGCCACAAGACCAGTATATGCTCTAGAGCCACATGATGTTGGACGCTATTTGCAAGCTGAAATTGATGTTGGTGGTGAAATTGCAGTAGCAAAGACAGCTGGGCCAGTAGACCCTG ATGCTGGATTGGTGGATTATGTGGAGACACTCGTAAGGAAACCTGAAACGGAGTTCAAT GTTGTTGTGCTTCAATTGAATGGCATTGAGCAGCCAAAAGAGTCAGTTCATGTTCTCAATGTCGGAAGACTGCGGATGAGACTTACTAAAGGGAAGTCAGTAGTTGCCAAGGAATTCTATTCCTCATCTATGCAG TTATGTGGTGTTAGAGGTGGTGGTGAAGCAGCCTCTCAGGCAATCTTTTGGCAACCCAGAAACGACCTCAGCTTGGTGCTGGCCTTTGAGACCGCTCGAGAACGTAACACAGCCATCATGCTTGCTCGGCGATTCGCTATAGATTGCAAT ATCATCCTTGCTGGGCCAGGTGACAAAACTCCCTGGTAG